One window of the Paraburkholderia sp. PGU19 genome contains the following:
- the hemE gene encoding uroporphyrinogen decarboxylase: MAHNLLNDTFLRALLRQPTEYTPIWLMRQAGRYLPEYNATRSRAGSFLGLAKNPDYATEVTLQPLDRYPLDAAILFSDILTIPDAMGLDLDFQVGEGPKFARPVRTEEDVARLAVPDIDSTLRYVTDAVRQIRTALTDAQGRQRVPLIGFSGSPWTLACYMVEGGGSDDFRTVKSMLYARPDLMHRILDVNAKAVAAYLNAQIEAGAQAVMIFDTWGGALADGIYQRFSLHYIQQVVSQLKREHDGNRVPVITFTKGGGLWLEEIAATGVDAVGLDWAVNLGKARERVGGKVALQGNIDPSVLFAPPSTIRIEARAVLDSFGNFPGHVFNLGHGISQFTPPENVAELVDEVHRHSRTIRSAGGDAKA, from the coding sequence GTGGCCCACAACCTCCTTAACGACACTTTCCTGCGCGCGTTGTTGCGCCAGCCGACCGAATACACGCCGATCTGGCTGATGCGCCAGGCAGGTCGCTATCTGCCGGAATACAACGCGACGCGTAGCCGCGCGGGCAGCTTTCTCGGCCTCGCGAAGAATCCCGATTACGCGACGGAAGTCACGCTGCAGCCGTTAGACCGGTATCCGCTCGACGCCGCGATTCTTTTCTCAGACATCCTGACCATCCCCGACGCGATGGGTCTCGACCTCGATTTCCAGGTCGGCGAAGGGCCGAAGTTCGCGCGTCCGGTGCGCACGGAAGAAGACGTCGCGCGTCTGGCCGTGCCGGATATCGACAGCACGTTGCGTTACGTCACCGACGCCGTGCGCCAGATCCGCACCGCGCTCACCGACGCGCAAGGCCGTCAGCGCGTGCCGCTGATCGGCTTTTCGGGCAGCCCGTGGACGCTTGCGTGCTACATGGTGGAAGGCGGCGGCTCCGACGATTTCCGGACCGTGAAGTCGATGCTCTATGCCCGTCCCGACCTGATGCATCGCATCCTGGACGTCAACGCGAAGGCGGTGGCGGCCTATCTGAACGCGCAGATCGAAGCAGGCGCGCAAGCCGTGATGATTTTCGACACGTGGGGCGGCGCGCTCGCCGACGGCATCTATCAGCGCTTTTCGCTGCACTACATCCAGCAGGTCGTGAGTCAGTTGAAGCGCGAGCACGACGGCAACCGCGTGCCCGTGATCACTTTTACGAAGGGCGGCGGCCTGTGGCTCGAAGAGATCGCCGCGACGGGCGTCGATGCTGTCGGACTCGACTGGGCGGTGAATCTGGGCAAGGCGCGCGAGCGCGTCGGCGGCAAGGTGGCGCTACAGGGCAACATCGATCCTTCCGTGCTGTTCGCGCCGCCGTCGACGATCCGCATCGAAGCGCGCGCGGTGCTCGACAGCTTCGGTAACTTCCCCGGTCACGTCTTCAATCTTGGGCATGGTATTTCGCAGTTCACGCCGCCCGAGAACGTCGCCGAACTGGTCGATGAAGTGCACCGGCATAGCCGCACGATCCGGTCGGCGGGGGGCGACGCCAAAGCGTGA
- a CDS encoding transporter substrate-binding domain-containing protein, translated as MRKATLALLGAMCCAGAVQAQNAAPAPSSRLDEILARGTMRACTTGDYKPYSFYKQDGQFEGIDIDMAESLAKSLGVKAEFVKTSWSNLMTDFVAKCDVAVGGVSTTLDRQKRAFFTVAYQVDGKSPIVRCDDVDKYQTVAQIDQPSTRVIFNPGGTNERFARQFLPHATLVVYPDNVTIFKQILAGKADVMVTDASETLLQQKLNPGLCSVHPDKPFQYGEKAWLVPRGDVVFQQYVDQWLHLARASGEYLSISDKWLK; from the coding sequence ATGAGGAAAGCTACGCTGGCCCTTCTTGGCGCCATGTGCTGTGCCGGCGCCGTCCAGGCGCAAAATGCCGCACCCGCGCCGTCGTCGCGGCTCGATGAAATTCTCGCGCGCGGCACGATGCGGGCGTGCACGACGGGCGACTACAAGCCGTACTCGTTCTATAAACAGGACGGGCAGTTCGAAGGCATCGACATCGACATGGCCGAGTCGCTGGCGAAATCGCTCGGCGTCAAGGCGGAGTTTGTAAAGACGTCGTGGTCGAACCTGATGACCGACTTCGTTGCGAAGTGCGATGTCGCCGTCGGCGGTGTGTCGACGACGCTGGACCGGCAGAAGCGGGCTTTCTTCACGGTTGCGTATCAGGTCGACGGAAAGTCGCCCATCGTGCGTTGCGACGACGTCGACAAGTACCAGACGGTTGCGCAGATCGATCAGCCGTCCACGCGCGTGATCTTCAATCCGGGTGGCACCAATGAGCGATTTGCGAGGCAGTTCCTGCCGCATGCGACCCTGGTCGTCTATCCGGACAACGTCACCATCTTCAAGCAGATTCTCGCGGGCAAGGCGGATGTGATGGTAACGGACGCGTCTGAGACGCTGTTGCAGCAAAAGCTCAATCCCGGTTTGTGCTCGGTACATCCTGACAAACCGTTCCAGTACGGAGAAAAGGCATGGCTGGTTCCGCGCGGTGATGTGGTGTTTCAGCAGTATGTCGACCAGTGGTTGCACCTCGCTCGCGCGTCGGGGGAATACCTGTCGATATCCGACAAGTGGCTGAAATAA